Proteins encoded within one genomic window of Neodiprion fabricii isolate iyNeoFabr1 chromosome 6, iyNeoFabr1.1, whole genome shotgun sequence:
- the LOC124184761 gene encoding uncharacterized protein LOC124184761, translated as MKFHVVLLLLLCAQSCLAQYWSEVRRYAANFDGLNNGDQTEKVESILSRRLRSTVSYEDSEDAEVVYDENERPRDKRTLGFIVRGLANALGYTLTPVQVASLPNPSPSSQTPPAPPAVPVAPAKPAAAPAAPPKPAAPAAPSRPKSVPRSLPPQPTQRETIRLTGVVNFGANANNNLPGQLVQYEQLFHGNSAAGAPASAPAPAPAPAPKPTLAKIPSPIVPNLIPLLPPTRTPSTTSGTLPAKPPNLIKQEVETEYRNKQDMVTFNVENKDLKSDKDVYFALPNGGHMPEVNWQKGLDERLQQLEERQKAYSDKLKEHEELLAKQQQEHEHTDERFTNREKEIAARDETHIDRPRELERVNVDRDDEVKLEINAEDPKERYENFSHGQEKPSNAEDEEEHPQRYEFEDERSPKQHFEYDEEPKRQEEYEDFPPRHSSYNNEEEQSLPISRHDGTSKSESLQNSYGESLEDQGQIDENIADYFVKFKDPNTGLYIPEKTQDSENYKTESKPWWERNHDERNREDFDDHLAQLKEKYSSPAPELKYEEYELEDRPEESTQSAEKLENANDQDESAPQRNEGSKSPDYSESYGPYEPYMKNQEPDYDLESSTQASDVDQSPKSELKQDSDGESEDKNEKSKDESSTEKKDIPLYHFDFKSFMPYYSPVTYVYGHNDGMTGLERIMSYNYNSKPKEAEESEKESPVEKKNPNEDEQASIGLPQKLTMKSLHDGESKDIQAWPAPFDFVFDSTEQTNVAELPLVESTPETDIPVESASPNAGSSEGEQTKPVQYFVPGYDSASKTMRGKYQQKNEQEPYKEYSSEPRNAENEYPRLASGQESDTTQEPHAPYFPSARYDSQESRAQASHDTTRSRDNIQEQRTDQPSEVENHRYTSDEYPYANHQSNYESRGPNANSQHVQVSSIPSSPSSPHQYEPRESYQRQATNEGVHIPGNKDGSQFGKKIYDQPGREPIFSQHYTLAKPRLNGRRFDESTNEQHQAPVQIHSMPHIEDKSTLRFDDPKSAHDFFGFSQNDYDYENGKGSEKSQELKEMNPPAANEEVLDLLVVPEPAPYHYDEKLTEFTDQPESDTEKVKVKEYRNKVATVTVSERKQLSPEGPVHLTGYTQQY; from the coding sequence atgaaattccACGTTGTTTTGCTTTTGTTATTATGCGCCCAGAGCTGCCTCGCTCAGTACTGGAGCGAAGTTCGGAGATACGCTGCAAATTTCGATGGCCTCAATAATGGCGATCAAACGGAAAAAGTAGAGAGTATCCTAAGCAGACGCCTCCGGTCTACCGTTTCCTACGAAGACTCGGAGGATGCGGAAGTAGTttatgatgaaaatgaaaggcCGCGGGACAAACGTACTTTGGGTTTCATCGTCCGGGGTCTGGCGAATGCTTTGGGTTACACCTTGACACCAGTCCAGGTTGCTTCGCTTCCCAATCCATCCCCATCGTCTCAGACTCCGCCTGCACCGCCCGCAGTACCAGTCGCCCCTGCAAAACCAGCCGCAGCACCGGCAGCTCCACCGAAACCCGCTGCGCCAGCAGCACCTTCGCGTCCAAAGTCTGTTCCGCGCTCGTTGCCACCTCAACCGACACAACGGGAAACCATTAGACTTACGGGAGTTGTCAATTTCGGTGCAAACGCGAATAATAATCTTCCTGGACAACTGGTTCAGTACGAGCAGCTTTTCCACGGAAATAGTGCAGCTGGAGCTCCTGCATCTGCACCGGCACCGGCTCCCGCTCCTGCACCAAAGCCAACCTTGGCGAAAATACCAAGTCCAATAGTTCCCAACCTAATTCCGTTACTGCCACCCACCCGCACGCCTTCGACGACTTCAGGAACTCTACCGGCCAAACCTCCTAATCTCATAAAGCAGGAGGTTGAAACTGAATACAGAAACAAACAAGACATGGTAACATTCAATGTCGAAAATAAAGATCTCAAGAGCGACAAAGATGTGTATTTTGCGTTACCCAATGGCGGGCATATGCCAGAGGTCAATTGGCAGAAGGGATTGGATGAGAGACTTCAACAGCTGGAGGAGCGACAAAAGGCTTATTCTGATAAACTGAAGGAACACGAAGAGCTACTTGCGAAGCAGCAACAAGAACATGAACATACGGATGAGCGGTTTACAAATCGTGAGAAGGAAATTGCGGCGAGAGATGAAACGCATATTGACAGGCCGAGAGAACTGGAGAGAGTGAACGTAGATCGAGATGATGAAGTAAAATTGGAGATAAACGCCGAGGACCCGAAGGAAAGGTACGAGAATTTCTCGCATGGTCAGGAGAAACCGTCGAACGctgaagatgaagaagagCATCCTCAAAGGTACGAGTTTGAGGATGAAAGAAGTCCTAAACAACACTTTGAGTACGATGAAGAGCCGAAAAGACAAGAAGAGTATGAAGACTTTCCTCCAAGACATAGTAGCTACAACAATGAAGAGGAACAATCACTGCCAATTTCAAGACATGACGGTACTTCAAAATCGGAAAGTCTGCAGAATAGTTATGGAGAAAGCTTAGAAGACCAGGGGCAGATTGATGAAAACATTGCCGATTACTTCGTCAAATTCAAAGATCCCAATACGGGTTTATATATCCCTGAAAAGACGCAGGATTCGGAGAATTACAAAACGGAATCAAAGCCCTGGTGGGAAAGGAATCACGATGAACGGAATAGGGAAGATTTTGACGATCACTTGGCACAACTGAAGGAAAAGTACTCTTCGCCAGCTCCAGAACTGAAGTACGAAGAGTATGAACTAGAAGATAGGCCCGAAGAGAGCACGCAATCGGCAGAGAAATTGGAGAACGCTAACGACCAGGACGAATCAGCACCCCAGCGTAACGAAGGCTCGAAAAGTCCTGATTACTCGGAATCTTATGGCCCATATGAGCCTTACATGAAAAATCAAGAGCCAGATTATGATCTTGAAAGCTCAACTCAAGCGTCGGATGTGGATCAAAGCCCTAAATCTGAATTGAAACAAGACTCAGACGGAGAATCGGAGGACAAGAATGAGAAATCAAAAGACGAAAGCTCCACCGAAAAGAAAGACATACCTTTGTATCATTTCGACTTCAAGAGTTTTATGCCTTACTATTCGCCGGTTACGTACGTTTATGGTCACAATGACGGTATGACTGGCTTAGAACGAATTATGTCTtacaattataattcaaaGCCAAAAGAGGCTGAAGAATCTGAGAAAGAATCGCcggtggaaaagaaaaacccaAATGAGGATGAACAGGCGTCGATTGGACTGCCACAGAAACTCACTATGAAAAGTCTTCACGATGGTGAATCCAAAGATATTCAGGCTTGGCCAGCTCCGTTTGACTTCGTATTTGATAGCACCGAGCAAACTAACGTAGCTGAACTTCCGCTAGTTGAATCCACCCCGGAAACTGATATTCCTGTTGAAAGCGCATCTCCTAATGCAGGTTCCAGCGAAGGCGAGCAAACTAAACCTGTACAATATTTCGTGCCTGGGTACGACTCTGCCTCTAAAACGATGCGTGGTAAATATCAACAGAAAAATGAACAGGAACCTTATAAAGAATATTCTTCCGAACCTCGGAACGCAGAGAACGAATACCCGAGACTTGCGAGTGGCCAGGAATCGGATACAACACAGGAACCACACGCGCCTTACTTCCCATCAGCTAGATACGATTCTCAGGAAAGTAGGGCGCAGGCTAGCCATGACACAACGCGGTCGCGAGATAACATTCAAGAACAGCGTACTGACCAACCGTCTGAAGTAGAGAATCATCGGTATACCTCTGACGAATACCCATATGCGAATCATCAAAGTAATTACGAAAGCCGTGGACCGAATGCCAATTCGCAGCACGTTCAAGTGTCCTCAATCCCTTCAAGTCCTTCAAGTCCACATCAGTATGAACCTAGGGAGTCATACCAGAGACAAGCTACTAACGAAGGAGTTCACATACCCGGAAATAAGGACGGTAGtcagtttggaaaaaaaatctatgacCAACCGGGTCGAGAGCCAATTTTCAGTCAACACTACACGCTGGCGAAACCTCGTCTCAACGGAAGAAGATTCGATGAGAGCACGAACGAGCAGCATCAGGCGCCCGTCCAAATACACTCCATGCCTCATATCGAGGACAAGTCAACGCTTAGATTTGATGATCCCAAAAGTGCTCACGACTTCTTTGGCTTTAGTCAAAACGATTATGATTATGAGAATGGTAAGGGGAGCGAAAAGTCACAGGAATTGAAGGAAATGAATCCACCGGCTGCCAATGAAGAAGTGTTGGATCTACTCGTGGTCCCAGAACCGGCACCCTATCATTATGATGAAAAGCTAACGGAGTTCACTGACCAGCCTGAAAGTGATACTGAAAAGGTCAAGGTCAAAGAGTACAGGAACAAAGTCGCAACGGTTACGGTTTCCGAAAGGAAACAACTTAGCCCGGAGGGTCCGGTACACCTTACTGGATACACTCAGcaatattga